In Scylla paramamosain isolate STU-SP2022 chromosome 1, ASM3559412v1, whole genome shotgun sequence, one DNA window encodes the following:
- the LOC135104483 gene encoding protein SERAC1-like isoform X5 yields MSQTSDNKETILLQQKENAKLLCQRYLVHERVEVGGPDVWLAEWLADAEWVDTVDCWLPPPSWSALTPPSYLAALSCGVRALWYISCCRDFCKGNSIFTKDLVKALKRVIEGGGAKATPMALKVLANIAVHPEHHHLIHDTGLVDILTTCADHHHPYIFLPAWRALHNLKAGTAASRCTGVFIEGIYPFVLPEEEEEVPLIDIVLVHGIEGGAPWTWRQRDADTDRPLFPQSLRRMIKNLKEEEVDQYSTCCWPLDWLAPALDLPVRVLALDFHARWWRWGCDSHEESAGKSLSSHSQDMRQALEAAGVGERPIVWITHSMGGLVMKQILMEDQQGATSHANVSEDLLQKNGGPLAKQTLAAVFCSVPHHGSSLANAITTWPFILVLQPTCEIWEMRTDNPQLEVIHKLFLSLAKEQQVAVLSLLESEPTQHGMIWWDLHFVLPHLADPGVGEFCEVETTHRDICKPANRKGDVYQKILHFLKETLDQI; encoded by the exons ATGTCACAGACATCTGACAACAAAGAAACCATTTTATTACAGCAAAAAGAG AATGCAAAGTTGCTGTGTCAACGGTACTTGGTGCATGAAAGGGTGGAGGTTGGTGGGCCAGAtgtgtggctggctgagtggctggctgatGCTGAATGGGTGGACACTGTGGACTGCTGGCTGCCACCTCCTTCCTGGTCTGCTCTGACTCCTCCATCATACTTAGCAGCCCTGTCTTGTGGTGTGAGGGCCCTCTGGTATATTAGCTGCTGCAGAGACTTCTGTAAAGGGAACT CTATCTTCACTAAGGACCTGGTGAAGGCTCTGAAGAGGGTGATTGAAGGTGGTGGTGCCAAGGCTACTCCCATGGCCCTCAAGGTGCTGGCAAACATAGCTGTTCATCCAGAGCATCATCATCTCATCCATGACACTG GGTTGGTGGATATTCTCACTACTTGtgccgaccaccaccacccatataTATTCCTCCCAGCTTGGAGAGCACTGCATAACTTGAAGGCAGGAACAGCAGCCTCTAGATGTACTGGTGTGTTTATTGAAGGGATCTACCCCTTTGTGctccctgaggaggaggaggag GTGCCCCTCATAGACATAGTGTTGGTCCATGGCATTGAAGGGGGAGCACCATGGACGTGGCGGCAGCGTGatgcagacacagacagacctCTTTTCCCCCAGAGCCTACGCAGAATGATCAAAAACCTCAAGGAAG AAGAGGTTGATCAGTATTCTACTTGCTGTTGGCCTCTGGACTGGTTGGCACCTGCCCTGGACCTCCCTGTGAGGGTCCTTGCTCTTGACTTCCATGCTCGTTGGTGGAGATGGGGATGTGATTCCCATGAAGAGAGTGCTGG GAAGTCCCTGTCCAGCCACAGTCAAGATATGAGGCAGGCACTAGAAGCAGCTGGTGTGGGGGAGCGTCCCATTGTTTGGATCACTCACTCTATGGGGGGCCTTGTGATGAAGCAGATATTGATGGAGGACCAGCAGGGGGCCACATCACATGCTAATGTCTCAGAGGACTTATTACAG AAGAATGGTGGTCCATTGGCAAAACAGACACTAGCTGCTGTATTCTGCAGTGTTCCTCACCATGGCTCATCTCTGGCCAATGCCATCACCACATGGCCTTTCATCCTGGTGCTGCAGCCCACCTGTGAAATCTGGGAGATGAGAACAG ATAATCCACAACTAGAAGTAATCCACAAGTTGTTCCTGAGTTTAGCCAAGGAGCAGCAGGTGGCTGTGTTATCCCTACTGGAGTCTGAACCAACCCAGCATGGAATGATCTGGTGGGACTTACACTTTGTGCTGCCTCATCTTGCAG ATCCTGGAGTGGGTGAGTTCTGTGAAGTGGAGACAACACACCGTGACAtatgcaaaccagccaacag GAAAGGTGACGTCTACCAAAAGATCCTGCACTTCCTGAAAGAAACTCTAGATCAAATATAG
- the LOC135104483 gene encoding protein SERAC1-like isoform X2 has translation MLHSVGTCRKEVKMLSRMGSKLRTGAAILIGGTVGHQLKKHHEAVHQISEMSQTSDNKETILLQQKENCKTISKISHGLKEFTSSSASKNTVAELYAENAKLLCQRYLVHERVEVGGPDVWLAEWLADAEWVDTVDCWLPPPSWSALTPPSYLAALSCGVRALWYISCCRDFCKGNSIFTKDLVKALKRVIEGGGAKATPMALKVLANIAVHPEHHHLIHDTAWRALHNLKAGTAASRCTGVFIEGIYPFVLPEEEEEVPLIDIVLVHGIEGGAPWTWRQRDADTDRPLFPQSLRRMIKNLKEEEVDQYSTCCWPLDWLAPALDLPVRVLALDFHARWWRWGCDSHEESAGKSLSSHSQDMRQALEAAGVGERPIVWITHSMGGLVMKQILMEDQQGATSHANVSEDLLQKNGGPLAKQTLAAVFCSVPHHGSSLANAITTWPFILVLQPTCEIWEMRTDNPQLEVIHKLFLSLAKEQQVAVLSLLESEPTQHGMIWWDLHFVLPHLADPGVGEFCEVETTHRDICKPANRKGDVYQKILHFLKETLDQI, from the exons AAATGTCACAGACATCTGACAACAAAGAAACCATTTTATTACAGCAAAAAGAG aATTGCAAGACTATCAGCAAGATTTCTCATGGTCTTAAAGAATTTACATCTTCCAGTGCCTCAAAAAATACTGTTGCAGAATTATATGCAGAA AATGCAAAGTTGCTGTGTCAACGGTACTTGGTGCATGAAAGGGTGGAGGTTGGTGGGCCAGAtgtgtggctggctgagtggctggctgatGCTGAATGGGTGGACACTGTGGACTGCTGGCTGCCACCTCCTTCCTGGTCTGCTCTGACTCCTCCATCATACTTAGCAGCCCTGTCTTGTGGTGTGAGGGCCCTCTGGTATATTAGCTGCTGCAGAGACTTCTGTAAAGGGAACT CTATCTTCACTAAGGACCTGGTGAAGGCTCTGAAGAGGGTGATTGAAGGTGGTGGTGCCAAGGCTACTCCCATGGCCCTCAAGGTGCTGGCAAACATAGCTGTTCATCCAGAGCATCATCATCTCATCCATGACACTG CTTGGAGAGCACTGCATAACTTGAAGGCAGGAACAGCAGCCTCTAGATGTACTGGTGTGTTTATTGAAGGGATCTACCCCTTTGTGctccctgaggaggaggaggag GTGCCCCTCATAGACATAGTGTTGGTCCATGGCATTGAAGGGGGAGCACCATGGACGTGGCGGCAGCGTGatgcagacacagacagacctCTTTTCCCCCAGAGCCTACGCAGAATGATCAAAAACCTCAAGGAAG AAGAGGTTGATCAGTATTCTACTTGCTGTTGGCCTCTGGACTGGTTGGCACCTGCCCTGGACCTCCCTGTGAGGGTCCTTGCTCTTGACTTCCATGCTCGTTGGTGGAGATGGGGATGTGATTCCCATGAAGAGAGTGCTGG GAAGTCCCTGTCCAGCCACAGTCAAGATATGAGGCAGGCACTAGAAGCAGCTGGTGTGGGGGAGCGTCCCATTGTTTGGATCACTCACTCTATGGGGGGCCTTGTGATGAAGCAGATATTGATGGAGGACCAGCAGGGGGCCACATCACATGCTAATGTCTCAGAGGACTTATTACAG AAGAATGGTGGTCCATTGGCAAAACAGACACTAGCTGCTGTATTCTGCAGTGTTCCTCACCATGGCTCATCTCTGGCCAATGCCATCACCACATGGCCTTTCATCCTGGTGCTGCAGCCCACCTGTGAAATCTGGGAGATGAGAACAG ATAATCCACAACTAGAAGTAATCCACAAGTTGTTCCTGAGTTTAGCCAAGGAGCAGCAGGTGGCTGTGTTATCCCTACTGGAGTCTGAACCAACCCAGCATGGAATGATCTGGTGGGACTTACACTTTGTGCTGCCTCATCTTGCAG ATCCTGGAGTGGGTGAGTTCTGTGAAGTGGAGACAACACACCGTGACAtatgcaaaccagccaacag GAAAGGTGACGTCTACCAAAAGATCCTGCACTTCCTGAAAGAAACTCTAGATCAAATATAG
- the LOC135104483 gene encoding protein SERAC1-like isoform X4, with the protein MSQTSDNKETILLQQKENCKTISKISHGLKEFTSSSASKNTVAELYAENAKLLCQRYLVHERVEVGGPDVWLAEWLADAEWVDTVDCWLPPPSWSALTPPSYLAALSCGVRALWYISCCRDFCKGNSIFTKDLVKALKRVIEGGGAKATPMALKVLANIAVHPEHHHLIHDTGLVDILTTCADHHHPYIFLPAWRALHNLKAGTAASRCTGVFIEGIYPFVLPEEEEEVPLIDIVLVHGIEGGAPWTWRQRDADTDRPLFPQSLRRMIKNLKEEEVDQYSTCCWPLDWLAPALDLPVRVLALDFHARWWRWGCDSHEESAGKSLSSHSQDMRQALEAAGVGERPIVWITHSMGGLVMKQILMEDQQGATSHANVSEDLLQKNGGPLAKQTLAAVFCSVPHHGSSLANAITTWPFILVLQPTCEIWEMRTDNPQLEVIHKLFLSLAKEQQVAVLSLLESEPTQHGMIWWDLHFVLPHLADPGVGEFCEVETTHRDICKPANRKGDVYQKILHFLKETLDQI; encoded by the exons ATGTCACAGACATCTGACAACAAAGAAACCATTTTATTACAGCAAAAAGAG aATTGCAAGACTATCAGCAAGATTTCTCATGGTCTTAAAGAATTTACATCTTCCAGTGCCTCAAAAAATACTGTTGCAGAATTATATGCAGAA AATGCAAAGTTGCTGTGTCAACGGTACTTGGTGCATGAAAGGGTGGAGGTTGGTGGGCCAGAtgtgtggctggctgagtggctggctgatGCTGAATGGGTGGACACTGTGGACTGCTGGCTGCCACCTCCTTCCTGGTCTGCTCTGACTCCTCCATCATACTTAGCAGCCCTGTCTTGTGGTGTGAGGGCCCTCTGGTATATTAGCTGCTGCAGAGACTTCTGTAAAGGGAACT CTATCTTCACTAAGGACCTGGTGAAGGCTCTGAAGAGGGTGATTGAAGGTGGTGGTGCCAAGGCTACTCCCATGGCCCTCAAGGTGCTGGCAAACATAGCTGTTCATCCAGAGCATCATCATCTCATCCATGACACTG GGTTGGTGGATATTCTCACTACTTGtgccgaccaccaccacccatataTATTCCTCCCAGCTTGGAGAGCACTGCATAACTTGAAGGCAGGAACAGCAGCCTCTAGATGTACTGGTGTGTTTATTGAAGGGATCTACCCCTTTGTGctccctgaggaggaggaggag GTGCCCCTCATAGACATAGTGTTGGTCCATGGCATTGAAGGGGGAGCACCATGGACGTGGCGGCAGCGTGatgcagacacagacagacctCTTTTCCCCCAGAGCCTACGCAGAATGATCAAAAACCTCAAGGAAG AAGAGGTTGATCAGTATTCTACTTGCTGTTGGCCTCTGGACTGGTTGGCACCTGCCCTGGACCTCCCTGTGAGGGTCCTTGCTCTTGACTTCCATGCTCGTTGGTGGAGATGGGGATGTGATTCCCATGAAGAGAGTGCTGG GAAGTCCCTGTCCAGCCACAGTCAAGATATGAGGCAGGCACTAGAAGCAGCTGGTGTGGGGGAGCGTCCCATTGTTTGGATCACTCACTCTATGGGGGGCCTTGTGATGAAGCAGATATTGATGGAGGACCAGCAGGGGGCCACATCACATGCTAATGTCTCAGAGGACTTATTACAG AAGAATGGTGGTCCATTGGCAAAACAGACACTAGCTGCTGTATTCTGCAGTGTTCCTCACCATGGCTCATCTCTGGCCAATGCCATCACCACATGGCCTTTCATCCTGGTGCTGCAGCCCACCTGTGAAATCTGGGAGATGAGAACAG ATAATCCACAACTAGAAGTAATCCACAAGTTGTTCCTGAGTTTAGCCAAGGAGCAGCAGGTGGCTGTGTTATCCCTACTGGAGTCTGAACCAACCCAGCATGGAATGATCTGGTGGGACTTACACTTTGTGCTGCCTCATCTTGCAG ATCCTGGAGTGGGTGAGTTCTGTGAAGTGGAGACAACACACCGTGACAtatgcaaaccagccaacag GAAAGGTGACGTCTACCAAAAGATCCTGCACTTCCTGAAAGAAACTCTAGATCAAATATAG
- the LOC135104483 gene encoding protein SERAC1-like isoform X1 has product MLHSVGTCRKEVKMLSRMGSKLRTGAAILIGGTVGHQLKKHHEAVHQISEMSQTSDNKETILLQQKENCKTISKISHGLKEFTSSSASKNTVAELYAENAKLLCQRYLVHERVEVGGPDVWLAEWLADAEWVDTVDCWLPPPSWSALTPPSYLAALSCGVRALWYISCCRDFCKGNSIFTKDLVKALKRVIEGGGAKATPMALKVLANIAVHPEHHHLIHDTGLVDILTTCADHHHPYIFLPAWRALHNLKAGTAASRCTGVFIEGIYPFVLPEEEEEVPLIDIVLVHGIEGGAPWTWRQRDADTDRPLFPQSLRRMIKNLKEEEVDQYSTCCWPLDWLAPALDLPVRVLALDFHARWWRWGCDSHEESAGKSLSSHSQDMRQALEAAGVGERPIVWITHSMGGLVMKQILMEDQQGATSHANVSEDLLQKNGGPLAKQTLAAVFCSVPHHGSSLANAITTWPFILVLQPTCEIWEMRTDNPQLEVIHKLFLSLAKEQQVAVLSLLESEPTQHGMIWWDLHFVLPHLADPGVGEFCEVETTHRDICKPANRKGDVYQKILHFLKETLDQI; this is encoded by the exons AAATGTCACAGACATCTGACAACAAAGAAACCATTTTATTACAGCAAAAAGAG aATTGCAAGACTATCAGCAAGATTTCTCATGGTCTTAAAGAATTTACATCTTCCAGTGCCTCAAAAAATACTGTTGCAGAATTATATGCAGAA AATGCAAAGTTGCTGTGTCAACGGTACTTGGTGCATGAAAGGGTGGAGGTTGGTGGGCCAGAtgtgtggctggctgagtggctggctgatGCTGAATGGGTGGACACTGTGGACTGCTGGCTGCCACCTCCTTCCTGGTCTGCTCTGACTCCTCCATCATACTTAGCAGCCCTGTCTTGTGGTGTGAGGGCCCTCTGGTATATTAGCTGCTGCAGAGACTTCTGTAAAGGGAACT CTATCTTCACTAAGGACCTGGTGAAGGCTCTGAAGAGGGTGATTGAAGGTGGTGGTGCCAAGGCTACTCCCATGGCCCTCAAGGTGCTGGCAAACATAGCTGTTCATCCAGAGCATCATCATCTCATCCATGACACTG GGTTGGTGGATATTCTCACTACTTGtgccgaccaccaccacccatataTATTCCTCCCAGCTTGGAGAGCACTGCATAACTTGAAGGCAGGAACAGCAGCCTCTAGATGTACTGGTGTGTTTATTGAAGGGATCTACCCCTTTGTGctccctgaggaggaggaggag GTGCCCCTCATAGACATAGTGTTGGTCCATGGCATTGAAGGGGGAGCACCATGGACGTGGCGGCAGCGTGatgcagacacagacagacctCTTTTCCCCCAGAGCCTACGCAGAATGATCAAAAACCTCAAGGAAG AAGAGGTTGATCAGTATTCTACTTGCTGTTGGCCTCTGGACTGGTTGGCACCTGCCCTGGACCTCCCTGTGAGGGTCCTTGCTCTTGACTTCCATGCTCGTTGGTGGAGATGGGGATGTGATTCCCATGAAGAGAGTGCTGG GAAGTCCCTGTCCAGCCACAGTCAAGATATGAGGCAGGCACTAGAAGCAGCTGGTGTGGGGGAGCGTCCCATTGTTTGGATCACTCACTCTATGGGGGGCCTTGTGATGAAGCAGATATTGATGGAGGACCAGCAGGGGGCCACATCACATGCTAATGTCTCAGAGGACTTATTACAG AAGAATGGTGGTCCATTGGCAAAACAGACACTAGCTGCTGTATTCTGCAGTGTTCCTCACCATGGCTCATCTCTGGCCAATGCCATCACCACATGGCCTTTCATCCTGGTGCTGCAGCCCACCTGTGAAATCTGGGAGATGAGAACAG ATAATCCACAACTAGAAGTAATCCACAAGTTGTTCCTGAGTTTAGCCAAGGAGCAGCAGGTGGCTGTGTTATCCCTACTGGAGTCTGAACCAACCCAGCATGGAATGATCTGGTGGGACTTACACTTTGTGCTGCCTCATCTTGCAG ATCCTGGAGTGGGTGAGTTCTGTGAAGTGGAGACAACACACCGTGACAtatgcaaaccagccaacag GAAAGGTGACGTCTACCAAAAGATCCTGCACTTCCTGAAAGAAACTCTAGATCAAATATAG
- the LOC135104483 gene encoding protein SERAC1-like isoform X3, protein MLHSVGTCRKEVKMLSRMGSKLRTGAAILIGGTVGHQLKKHHEAVHQISEMSQTSDNKETILLQQKENAKLLCQRYLVHERVEVGGPDVWLAEWLADAEWVDTVDCWLPPPSWSALTPPSYLAALSCGVRALWYISCCRDFCKGNSIFTKDLVKALKRVIEGGGAKATPMALKVLANIAVHPEHHHLIHDTGLVDILTTCADHHHPYIFLPAWRALHNLKAGTAASRCTGVFIEGIYPFVLPEEEEEVPLIDIVLVHGIEGGAPWTWRQRDADTDRPLFPQSLRRMIKNLKEEEVDQYSTCCWPLDWLAPALDLPVRVLALDFHARWWRWGCDSHEESAGKSLSSHSQDMRQALEAAGVGERPIVWITHSMGGLVMKQILMEDQQGATSHANVSEDLLQKNGGPLAKQTLAAVFCSVPHHGSSLANAITTWPFILVLQPTCEIWEMRTDNPQLEVIHKLFLSLAKEQQVAVLSLLESEPTQHGMIWWDLHFVLPHLADPGVGEFCEVETTHRDICKPANRKGDVYQKILHFLKETLDQI, encoded by the exons AAATGTCACAGACATCTGACAACAAAGAAACCATTTTATTACAGCAAAAAGAG AATGCAAAGTTGCTGTGTCAACGGTACTTGGTGCATGAAAGGGTGGAGGTTGGTGGGCCAGAtgtgtggctggctgagtggctggctgatGCTGAATGGGTGGACACTGTGGACTGCTGGCTGCCACCTCCTTCCTGGTCTGCTCTGACTCCTCCATCATACTTAGCAGCCCTGTCTTGTGGTGTGAGGGCCCTCTGGTATATTAGCTGCTGCAGAGACTTCTGTAAAGGGAACT CTATCTTCACTAAGGACCTGGTGAAGGCTCTGAAGAGGGTGATTGAAGGTGGTGGTGCCAAGGCTACTCCCATGGCCCTCAAGGTGCTGGCAAACATAGCTGTTCATCCAGAGCATCATCATCTCATCCATGACACTG GGTTGGTGGATATTCTCACTACTTGtgccgaccaccaccacccatataTATTCCTCCCAGCTTGGAGAGCACTGCATAACTTGAAGGCAGGAACAGCAGCCTCTAGATGTACTGGTGTGTTTATTGAAGGGATCTACCCCTTTGTGctccctgaggaggaggaggag GTGCCCCTCATAGACATAGTGTTGGTCCATGGCATTGAAGGGGGAGCACCATGGACGTGGCGGCAGCGTGatgcagacacagacagacctCTTTTCCCCCAGAGCCTACGCAGAATGATCAAAAACCTCAAGGAAG AAGAGGTTGATCAGTATTCTACTTGCTGTTGGCCTCTGGACTGGTTGGCACCTGCCCTGGACCTCCCTGTGAGGGTCCTTGCTCTTGACTTCCATGCTCGTTGGTGGAGATGGGGATGTGATTCCCATGAAGAGAGTGCTGG GAAGTCCCTGTCCAGCCACAGTCAAGATATGAGGCAGGCACTAGAAGCAGCTGGTGTGGGGGAGCGTCCCATTGTTTGGATCACTCACTCTATGGGGGGCCTTGTGATGAAGCAGATATTGATGGAGGACCAGCAGGGGGCCACATCACATGCTAATGTCTCAGAGGACTTATTACAG AAGAATGGTGGTCCATTGGCAAAACAGACACTAGCTGCTGTATTCTGCAGTGTTCCTCACCATGGCTCATCTCTGGCCAATGCCATCACCACATGGCCTTTCATCCTGGTGCTGCAGCCCACCTGTGAAATCTGGGAGATGAGAACAG ATAATCCACAACTAGAAGTAATCCACAAGTTGTTCCTGAGTTTAGCCAAGGAGCAGCAGGTGGCTGTGTTATCCCTACTGGAGTCTGAACCAACCCAGCATGGAATGATCTGGTGGGACTTACACTTTGTGCTGCCTCATCTTGCAG ATCCTGGAGTGGGTGAGTTCTGTGAAGTGGAGACAACACACCGTGACAtatgcaaaccagccaacag GAAAGGTGACGTCTACCAAAAGATCCTGCACTTCCTGAAAGAAACTCTAGATCAAATATAG